ACGGAACCCGAAATCGAGAGTGTGAACCCGCCTCTGGACGAGGACGAGGAAGACCTCGTCGGTGGCGGCGACGAGGCTGTTCGGGACGTCATCGCCGGTGACGCCGACAGCGTTCCCGGTCTGGAAGACGATGACGACGAGGACATCGAGACGCTGGACCTCTCGGACCCGAACAACCCGGACTCAAGCGTCGAAGCCCCGGAAGAGAGCAACGCCGCACCGGCAGATTCCGAGGTCCAATCCGGCGCTGTCGTCGCGACGATGGCACAGGAAATCCGCGATCAGAACGTCTCCCCCGAAGACGTGAAGCTCCTCAAGCGTGCGCTCGACGCCGTCTCCGAGGACAACAGCGACGCCGGCGGCGTCAACGACGCCCGGATCCAGCGCATCCAGGGTGACATCGCGGACCTCCGTGCGTACACCGACGCTCTCGAGGAGTTCCTCGAAGAGAACGGCACCGGCGAGGACATGATTCAGGAGTTCGGCGAGCGCCTCGATTCCTTCGAAGCGACTCTAGAGGATTTCGAGGACGAGGTCCAGTCGGCGACTGATGCAGCCACGTCCGCCTCCGATCAGGTCGACGACCTCTCCGGGGATGTCGAGAGCGTCGAAGGGCAGCTTGACGCCCTCGAAGACGATATCGAAGCTGTCCGCGAGGAGATCGACGACGGCGAACTCGCCGACCGGATCGACGAAACCGAATCGGAGATCGAAGAGCTCAAACAGTGGCGCGAACAGCTGTCGTCGGTTATCGGCGGCGGCGAATAACCGAACTCGTTTTACCGATCCCCCGTTTGTGCCTGCATAATGACGACGACGAGAGTGGCCGTGCCGCGCAAGGGCCGGCCCCTCGAAGCAGTGCTGGAGCGACTCGCCGGGCGCACGGGGACCGCCGACCTGGCCGACGAGATAATCTCGACGCTTCGCTACGAGAAGGCCGTCACCAAGGGCAAGCAAGACGCGGTCGCCGACGTGTACCATCGCATCAGCGACTACTCCTCGCTCGATGAGCCATACGAGCCAGAATACACGCTGCTCCGCGACGACCGCGACGGGATGCCACGGCGGATCGTCTTCGACAGCGTCACTGTCCCGACCGAACACGGTGACGTCCAGCTGGTCGGTCGCGAGGAGCCGTTCCGGGCGCTCCGGACCCACGAGTTCGCGCTCGGGTTCGACAGTGCCGACCTCGTTCTCGAAGAGGTCGTCCAGCTTCGGGACGAACCGCTGACCGCCATCGACGAAATCAACGACCGCATCGACCCGCTGGATACGGACGTACGGGTCGTGACCGGGCTGGGCGATACGGTGTACCACACGTTGCTGGCAACGCCGGATGTCATAGACACACAGGACGGCCCCCTCGACCGGGCCTTCGTCACCAACTACGAGGGCGAGCTCTGCATCTCACCGCGCTACGAGCGGCTCGTCGAAGCCGTTCTCGGAACCAGCGCGCTCGATGGCATTTCCTTTACCTATCCGACGGAGGGCGGCGAAGAAGAGGAAGACATCGCGGCGACCGGCCTCGGCGTCTACCTCACCGTCACGGGGTCGACCGCGCGCGACCACGGCCTCGAACTCGGCGAGCAGTTGTTCCCCAGCGAGACCGTGCTTCTGGAAAACGCCCACGAGCGCACCGAGACGACGAAACAGGTCGCCAGTCTGTTCGAGGAACCGGAAGAAACAGCGCTGCAGTCGGTCTAAAACCGTTTTCAGAGACGGCGTCGCTGGATGAGTTTCGCAGCGACACCGACGGGCACGACGACCCACGCCGCAAGCGCCGCGGTGACCATCGGCGTGGTCAGCCCAGCTTGGGCCAGCACACTGCCGAAGCCGCCGGCGACCACGTCCACCTGTGAGAGCGCGAGCACGCGGAAGCAGTCCACGGGGTTGAGCAGTATCGCCGCGGCGATAGCGCCGGACCCGAGGTCGAACCCCGCGACGGCCCCCAGTGCGACCAGGTCGTGCAACAGCGCGACCCACAGCCAGATGGCGAGTGCGGCCCCGAGCGCGTGGGTTTTCGTCCGCGCGACCGTTGAGATGAGTACCGCCACGCCGAGCATCGCACAGGCGGTCAGCACCGCTGCGAGTGCGACGGCCGCGTACTGGCCGACGCTGGCGAGACCGATGTAGCGGACGGTCAGCAGCGCGCCGGGGACGAAGCCCAGCAACATTGCGCCGGACAGCACCGCCGCCCGGCCGACGGCGGTCCCGACGACGACACGGCCTTTCGTCACCGGGAGCGCGAGCATGAGTTCGAGCGACCCGCGCTCGTCCGCCCCGACGATGGCGTCGTAGCCGACCGCCAGCGCGGTCAGCGGAACGAGGTAGACGCCGAGTTCGGCGATAGTCGCGATCACCGCGTCGAAGCGACCCGGGCCGACCGAACTCGCGCCGAACTGGACAACCGCGGTGGTGAAGAGACCGAACAGCAGCGCCACGCCGAGCGCCCACCGGCTCCGCACGGCCAGCCGGTACTCTCGACGAGCGATGGTGAGCAGACTGCTGTCGGCGATCCGGGCGAGCGCCGATTCGTCGGCAGCGTCCGTGGCCGTACTTCCCTCGGTTCCGCCGTCGTGCAACCGGGTAGCCGGAGCGTCGACCGAAACGACGCCGCCGTCCGGGGTCGGATCTGTCGAGGAGTCGCCCTCGCTCATGCCGGCTCACCTCCGGAGTCCTCGGTCGCCGCCTCCGCAGCCGCCGCCGTGCTGTCGGAGCCGGTGTCATCGCTGTCGTCCGCCCCGACGGCCTCGTGGAACGCGGCCTCAAGGCCGGGTTCGCGGACCTCGAAGCGGTCGATGTCGTACCCCTCACCGACGGCGGTCAGCAGGTCGTAGGCGTCGGTCGGCGTAGTCCGTGCCGTCACCGCCGCGCCGGAGCGGCTGACGCTGGACACTGCCTCGTGGTCCCCGAGGTCGGTCGCCGCGTCGCTCGCAGCCGCCTCGGACGCGAGCGACAGCGACACCGTCACCTCGTCGGCGGCGGCGCGGCGAAGCTCCTCGACCGGTCCCGCCGTCGCCACCTGTCCGTCGGCGATGATGACTGCCTCCGAGCAGAGCCGCTGAATCTCCCCGAGTGCGTGCGAAGAGAAGACGATAGTCACGTCCGTCTCGGCTGCCAGGGATTCCACGACCTCGTGGAACGCCCGGATGCCGTCGGGGTCGAGCCCTGCCGTCGGTTCGTCGAGTATCAGCACGGCCGGTTCGCCGACGAGCGCCGTGCCGAGTCCGAGCCGACGGTTCATCCCGTTGGAGTAGCCGCCGACGCGGCGGTCCGCGGCGTCCGCGAGTCCGACGGTGTGCAGGATGCGCTCGACGTGGTGTGCCCGGTCTTCCCGGGGCACCGAGCGCATCCGGGCGTGGAAGCTGAGTATCTCGCGGCCGGTCAGGCTCGGCGGGAAACCGGCGTGCTCCGGCAGGTAGCGCACTCGCTCGCGGACGGTGGTCCCGTCGGTCGGGTCCGCGCCGGCGACGGAGACGCTGCCAGCGTCCGGTCGGTTCAGCCCGACGAGCAGTTTGAACAGCGTCGTCTTGCCGGCCCCGTTCGTGCCGAACACGCCGAGGGTGGCCCCCTGTTCGACAGACAGACTCAGTCCGTCGAGCGCCTGCACGTCGCCGTACGCTTTCGATACGTCGTCGACATCAATCACGTTCATAGTAGCTCCTCCAGTTCTCGTGGGGTGGTTCGGTGAGCGGGCGGGCGTCGACGACACCGGGCGACTGGACGACGGGCACGGACGACTCGGCCAGCCGAACGGCGTCGAAGGCCGGGCTACTGGCGAACACCCGCGCGGCGGGCTTTTCGGCAGTCACTTGCTGGACGGTCCCGGCCGGCTGGTAGCGGGTGTCGCCGACGCCGTCGTCGTCAACATCGGTCGGGTTCGCCCGGGACCAGTAGTTCCCGACGCTCTCGTTCCAGTGGACCTGGTCGCTCATCACCGCGAGCACCGGCCGGTTGTTGCGGATGAAACTGTTCTCGGTCACGGTTCCGTCGGTGCTCCCCGCGGCGATGTGGACACCGATATCGTTGCCGACGACGAGGTTGCCGACGATGCGATTGCTGACGGAGTTGTAGACGAACAGCCCGTTCTCGTTGTCGACGAGGTGGTTGCCGCGGATGTCCGTGTCGTCGATGCTCTTGACGAGGATGCCGTGGCCGGACTGCCCGCTGTTGTTGACCGCGACGTTGTCCTCGATGACGAGGTGTTTCGACACCATCAGCGCGTACCCGACGTCGTTGTTGAAGGCGGTGTTGTCCCGCAGGTGCGAGTCGTCCGAGTACATGTAGTGGACTCCATAGCGGAGGTCCCACATCGTGTTCTCGCTGGCGTTGACGTCTTTGGCCCAGTTGAAGTACAGTCCGTCCCGGACG
The genomic region above belongs to Haloarcula hispanica ATCC 33960 and contains:
- a CDS encoding ABC transporter permease, with the translated sequence MSEGDSSTDPTPDGGVVSVDAPATRLHDGGTEGSTATDAADESALARIADSSLLTIARREYRLAVRSRWALGVALLFGLFTTAVVQFGASSVGPGRFDAVIATIAELGVYLVPLTALAVGYDAIVGADERGSLELMLALPVTKGRVVVGTAVGRAAVLSGAMLLGFVPGALLTVRYIGLASVGQYAAVALAAVLTACAMLGVAVLISTVARTKTHALGAALAIWLWVALLHDLVALGAVAGFDLGSGAIAAAILLNPVDCFRVLALSQVDVVAGGFGSVLAQAGLTTPMVTAALAAWVVVPVGVAAKLIQRRRL
- a CDS encoding ABC transporter ATP-binding protein, whose amino-acid sequence is MNVIDVDDVSKAYGDVQALDGLSLSVEQGATLGVFGTNGAGKTTLFKLLVGLNRPDAGSVSVAGADPTDGTTVRERVRYLPEHAGFPPSLTGREILSFHARMRSVPREDRAHHVERILHTVGLADAADRRVGGYSNGMNRRLGLGTALVGEPAVLILDEPTAGLDPDGIRAFHEVVESLAAETDVTIVFSSHALGEIQRLCSEAVIIADGQVATAGPVEELRRAAADEVTVSLSLASEAAASDAATDLGDHEAVSSVSRSGAAVTARTTPTDAYDLLTAVGEGYDIDRFEVREPGLEAAFHEAVGADDSDDTGSDSTAAAAEAATEDSGGEPA
- a CDS encoding right-handed parallel beta-helix repeat-containing protein; translated protein: MSPLSHDFERVFAVATAVLLVLSVVAVGMASAGPTGSDDLAFNPDVPETDSFTAPSADGTATVDGETYDSAQAAVDAADPGDTVTLDGRFDETLVVTTRNVTLSGNGPGSALLHGDGEGDVLAVEAQGVTVADLWVRNSGYSAATNDAAIFVNGSDVTVRDSRVTDMTFGIWLDGVDDAEIRNNTIVGREEITQLTKRGNGVQIWKTEDSVIRNNDITTVRDGLYFNWAKDVNASENTMWDLRYGVHYMYSDDSHLRDNTAFNNDVGYALMVSKHLVIEDNVAVNNSGQSGHGILVKSIDDTDIRGNHLVDNENGLFVYNSVSNRIVGNLVVGNDIGVHIAAGSTDGTVTENSFIRNNRPVLAVMSDQVHWNESVGNYWSRANPTDVDDDGVGDTRYQPAGTVQQVTAEKPAARVFASSPAFDAVRLAESSVPVVQSPGVVDARPLTEPPHENWRSYYERD